One Pseudomonas brassicacearum genomic region harbors:
- a CDS encoding FadR/GntR family transcriptional regulator, with the protein METPIDIPRLPRKRRSLAQELVTVLTEQIRDGLLKRGDKLPTESAIMEAHGVSRTVVREAISRLQAAGQVETRHGIGTFVLDPPSPSGFRIDPATVVTLRDVLAILELRISLEVESAGLAAQRRSAEQLATMRAALDALNESAAHATDAVASDFAFHLEIALSTGNRYFTDIMTHLGTSIIPRTRVNSARLAHDDHQHYMNRLSREHEEIYEAIARQDSDAARAAMRLHLTNSRERLRQAHEEAQAQG; encoded by the coding sequence ATGGAAACTCCGATCGACATACCCCGCCTTCCCCGCAAGCGCCGCAGCCTGGCGCAGGAGCTGGTGACGGTGCTGACCGAGCAGATTCGCGACGGTCTGCTCAAGCGCGGCGATAAATTGCCCACCGAGTCGGCGATCATGGAAGCCCATGGCGTCAGCCGCACCGTAGTGCGCGAGGCGATTTCCCGCTTGCAGGCGGCCGGCCAGGTGGAAACCCGCCACGGCATCGGCACTTTCGTGCTGGATCCGCCCAGCCCGAGCGGCTTTCGCATCGACCCGGCCACGGTGGTCACGTTGCGGGACGTGCTGGCGATCCTGGAATTGCGCATCAGCCTGGAAGTGGAATCCGCCGGGCTGGCGGCACAGCGCCGCAGCGCCGAGCAGTTGGCCACGATGCGCGCCGCCCTCGACGCATTGAACGAGAGCGCGGCCCATGCCACCGACGCGGTGGCCTCGGACTTCGCCTTCCACCTGGAAATCGCCCTGTCCACCGGCAACCGCTATTTCACCGACATCATGACCCACCTGGGCACCAGCATCATCCCGCGCACCCGGGTGAACTCGGCGCGCCTGGCCCATGATGACCATCAGCACTACATGAACCGCCTGAGTCGCGAGCACGAAGAAATCTACGAAGCCATCGCCCGCCAGGACTCCGATGCGGCCCGTGCCGCCATGCGCCTGCACTTGACCAACAGCCGTGAGCGGCTGCGCCAGGCTCATGAAGAGGCGCAGGCGCAGGGTTGA
- the kdgD gene encoding 5-dehydro-4-deoxyglucarate dehydratase, which produces MNPQELKSILSSGLLSFPVTDFTAQGDFNRASYIKRLEWLAPYGASALFAAGGTGEFFSLAASEYSQVIKTAVDTCATSVPILAGVGGATRQAIEYAQEAERLGAKGLLLLPHYLTEASQDGVAAHVEAVCKSVKIGVVVYNRNVCRLNATQLEQLAERCPNLIGYKDGLGDIELMVSIRRRLGDRFSYLGGLPTAEVYAAAYKALGVPVYSSAVFNFIPKTAMDFYHAIARDDHETVGKIIDDFFLPYLDIRNRKAGYAVSIVKAGAKIVGYDAGPVRTPLTDLLPEEYEALAALIDKQGKQ; this is translated from the coding sequence ATGAATCCACAAGAACTGAAGTCCATCCTCTCGTCTGGCCTGCTGTCGTTCCCGGTCACCGATTTCACTGCCCAAGGCGATTTCAATCGCGCCAGCTACATCAAGCGCCTCGAGTGGCTGGCCCCGTATGGCGCCTCTGCACTGTTCGCGGCGGGCGGCACCGGTGAATTCTTCTCCCTGGCGGCCAGCGAGTATTCGCAAGTCATCAAGACCGCTGTCGATACCTGCGCCACCAGCGTGCCAATCCTCGCCGGTGTTGGCGGCGCCACCCGCCAGGCCATCGAATACGCTCAAGAAGCCGAGCGCCTGGGCGCCAAGGGTCTGCTGCTGCTGCCGCACTACCTGACCGAAGCCAGCCAGGACGGTGTTGCCGCCCACGTTGAAGCCGTGTGCAAGTCGGTGAAGATTGGCGTGGTGGTGTACAACCGCAACGTCTGCCGCCTGAACGCCACTCAGCTGGAACAACTGGCCGAGCGCTGCCCGAACCTGATCGGCTACAAGGATGGCCTGGGCGACATCGAACTGATGGTGTCGATCCGTCGTCGCCTCGGCGATCGTTTCAGCTACCTGGGCGGCTTGCCGACCGCTGAAGTCTACGCCGCGGCCTACAAGGCCCTGGGCGTGCCGGTCTACTCCTCGGCGGTGTTCAACTTCATCCCGAAAACCGCGATGGATTTCTACCACGCCATTGCCCGCGACGATCACGAAACCGTCGGCAAGATCATCGACGACTTCTTCCTGCCTTACCTGGACATCCGCAACCGCAAGGCCGGTTACGCCGTGAGCATCGTCAAGGCGGGCGCGAAGATCGTTGGCTATGACGCAGGTCCTGTGCGCACGCCGCTGACCGATTTGCTGCCAGAGGAATACGAAGCCCTGGCCGCGCTGATCGACAAGCAAGGCAAGCAATAA
- a CDS encoding aldehyde dehydrogenase family protein, producing MADAKRFDNYINGQWVAGADYCTNINPSDLSDVIGEYAKADAAQVNAAIEAARAAFPAWSTSGIQARHDSLDKVGSEILARREELGQLLAREEGKTLPEAIGEVTRAGNIFKFFAGECLRLSGDYVPSVRPGVNVEVTREALGVVGLITPWNFPIAIPAWKIAPALAYGNCVVIKPAELVPGCAWALAEIISRAGFPAGAFNLVMGSGRVVGEVLVNSPKVDGISFTGSVGVGRQIAVNCVSRQAKVQLEMGGKNPQIILDDADLKQAVELAVQSAFYSTGQRCTASSRLIVTAGIHDKFVEAMAERMQSIKVGHALKSGTDIGPVVSEAQLSQDLKYIDIGQSEGARLVSGGGLVTCDTEGYFLAPTLFADSEASMRISREEIFGPVANVVRVADYEAALAMANDTEFGLSAGIATTSLKYANHFKRHSQAGMVMVNLPTAGVDYHVPFGGRKGSSYGSREQGRYAQEFYTVVKTSYIGS from the coding sequence GTGGCAGATGCAAAGCGTTTCGATAACTACATCAACGGTCAGTGGGTGGCCGGTGCCGACTATTGCACCAACATCAACCCGTCTGACCTGTCCGATGTCATCGGTGAATACGCCAAGGCTGACGCAGCGCAAGTCAATGCCGCCATCGAAGCCGCCCGCGCCGCATTCCCGGCCTGGTCGACCTCGGGCATTCAGGCCCGTCACGATTCGCTGGACAAAGTCGGCAGCGAGATCCTCGCCCGCCGTGAAGAACTCGGCCAATTGCTGGCGCGGGAAGAGGGCAAGACCCTGCCCGAAGCCATCGGCGAAGTGACCCGCGCCGGTAACATTTTCAAGTTCTTCGCCGGTGAGTGCCTGCGCCTGTCCGGCGATTACGTGCCGTCGGTGCGTCCGGGCGTCAACGTCGAAGTCACCCGCGAAGCCCTGGGTGTGGTCGGCCTGATCACCCCGTGGAACTTCCCGATCGCCATCCCCGCCTGGAAAATCGCCCCGGCCCTGGCCTATGGCAACTGCGTGGTGATCAAGCCCGCCGAGCTGGTGCCGGGTTGTGCCTGGGCCCTGGCGGAAATCATTTCCCGCGCCGGTTTCCCGGCTGGTGCGTTCAACCTGGTGATGGGCAGCGGCCGTGTGGTCGGTGAAGTCCTGGTCAACAGCCCGAAAGTCGACGGCATCAGCTTCACCGGTTCCGTGGGCGTGGGCCGCCAGATCGCCGTCAACTGTGTGTCGCGCCAGGCCAAGGTGCAACTGGAGATGGGCGGCAAGAACCCGCAGATCATCCTCGACGATGCCGATCTCAAGCAGGCCGTCGAACTGGCCGTGCAGAGTGCGTTCTACTCCACCGGCCAGCGTTGCACGGCCTCGAGCCGACTGATCGTCACCGCTGGCATTCACGACAAGTTTGTCGAGGCCATGGCTGAGCGCATGCAGTCGATCAAGGTCGGTCATGCCTTGAAGTCCGGCACTGATATCGGCCCGGTGGTTTCCGAAGCCCAGCTCAGCCAGGACTTGAAGTACATCGACATTGGCCAGAGCGAAGGTGCACGGCTGGTGAGCGGTGGTGGCTTGGTGACGTGCGATACCGAAGGTTACTTCCTGGCGCCGACCCTGTTCGCCGACAGCGAAGCGTCGATGCGCATCAGCCGCGAAGAGATCTTCGGCCCGGTGGCCAACGTCGTGCGCGTGGCTGATTACGAAGCGGCGCTGGCGATGGCCAACGACACTGAATTCGGTCTGTCCGCCGGTATCGCCACCACATCGCTGAAGTATGCCAACCACTTCAAGCGCCATTCCCAGGCGGGCATGGTGATGGTCAACCTGCCGACCGCCGGCGTGGATTACCACGTGCCGTTCGGCGGGCGCAAAGGTTCGTCCTATGGTTCGCGTGAGCAAGGTCGCTACGCGCAAGAGTTCTACACCGTGGTTAAAACTTCTTACATCGGCTCGTAA
- a CDS encoding MFS transporter, giving the protein MQATKPTHVRYLILLMLFLVTTINYADRATIAIAGSSLQKDLGIDAVTLGYIFSAFGWAYVAGQIPGGWLLDRFGSKKIYALSIFTWSLFTVLQGYVGEFGLSTAVVALFMLRFMVGLAEAPSFPGNARIVAAWFPTAERGTASAIFNSAQYFATVLFAPLMGWIVYRFGWQHVFIVMGVIGIVFSLIWLKVIHSPRQHPMINEAEFNHIAANGAMVDMDQDKGKDKKADGPKWDYIRQLLTNRMMLGVYLGQYCINGITYFFLTWFPVYLVQERGMTILKAGFIASLPAICGFIGGVLGGVISDYLLRKGHSLTFARKAPIIAGLLVSSSIVACNYVDIEWMVVGFMALAFFGKGVGALGWAVVSDTSPKQIAGLSGGLFNTFGNLASITTPIVIGYIISATGSFKWALVFVGCNALVAVFSYLVIVGPIKRVVLKEPTAKDAGISSLSEAKS; this is encoded by the coding sequence ATGCAAGCGACCAAGCCGACACACGTCCGCTATTTGATCCTGCTCATGCTGTTTCTGGTGACGACGATCAACTATGCCGACCGTGCCACCATCGCTATCGCAGGCTCCAGCCTGCAGAAAGACCTCGGCATCGATGCCGTTACCCTCGGTTATATCTTCTCCGCTTTCGGCTGGGCCTACGTGGCCGGGCAGATTCCTGGCGGCTGGCTGCTCGACCGTTTCGGGTCGAAGAAAATCTATGCCTTGAGCATTTTCACCTGGTCGCTGTTCACCGTGCTGCAAGGCTATGTCGGTGAGTTCGGCCTGTCCACGGCCGTGGTTGCGCTGTTCATGCTGCGCTTTATGGTCGGGCTGGCCGAAGCGCCGTCCTTCCCGGGCAACGCACGGATCGTCGCCGCCTGGTTCCCCACCGCTGAACGCGGCACCGCCTCGGCGATCTTCAACTCGGCGCAGTACTTCGCCACGGTGCTGTTCGCGCCGCTGATGGGTTGGATCGTCTACCGCTTCGGCTGGCAGCATGTGTTCATCGTGATGGGCGTGATCGGCATCGTGTTCTCGCTGATCTGGTTGAAAGTGATCCACAGTCCGCGCCAGCACCCGATGATCAACGAAGCCGAGTTCAATCACATCGCCGCCAACGGCGCGATGGTCGACATGGACCAGGACAAGGGCAAGGACAAGAAAGCCGATGGTCCGAAGTGGGATTACATCCGCCAACTGCTGACCAACCGCATGATGCTCGGCGTTTACCTGGGTCAATACTGCATCAACGGCATCACTTACTTCTTCCTGACCTGGTTCCCGGTGTACCTGGTGCAGGAACGCGGCATGACCATCCTCAAGGCTGGTTTCATCGCGTCCTTGCCGGCGATCTGCGGTTTTATCGGTGGCGTCCTGGGCGGGGTGATTTCCGACTACCTGCTGCGCAAGGGCCACTCGCTGACCTTCGCTCGCAAAGCGCCGATCATCGCCGGCCTGCTGGTGTCCAGCAGCATCGTGGCCTGCAACTACGTGGACATCGAATGGATGGTGGTGGGCTTCATGGCCCTGGCCTTCTTCGGTAAAGGCGTGGGCGCACTGGGCTGGGCCGTGGTGTCCGACACCTCGCCAAAACAGATCGCCGGTTTGAGCGGTGGCTTGTTCAACACCTTTGGTAACCTGGCGTCGATCACGACGCCGATCGTCATCGGCTACATCATCAGCGCCACCGGTTCGTTCAAGTGGGCACTGGTGTTCGTCGGGTGCAACGCGTTGGTGGCGGTGTTCAGCTACCTGGTCATCGTTGGGCCGATCAAGCGTGTGGTACTCAAGGAACCGACGGCCAAGGATGCCGGCATCTCCAGTCTGTCTGAAGCGAAATCCTGA
- the garD gene encoding galactarate dehydratase yields MQLIEHADSPRYIRLHERDNVVIVVNDQGVPAGTEFPDGLVTVDFVPQSHKVTLEDIPEGGEVIRYGQVIGYALQPIPRGSWVKEDQLRMPTAPPLDSLPLSTDVPVADAPLEGYTFEGYRNADGTVGTRNILGITTTVQCVTGVLDHAVKRIKDELLPKYPNVDDVVALTHSYGCGVAITATDAYIPIRTVRNLARNPNLGGEALVISLGCEKLQAGQVMHENDSSVDLSEPWLYRLQDSSHGFTEMIEQIMELAETRLKKLDQRRRETVPASELILGMQCGGSDAFSGITANPALGYASDLLLRAGATVMFSEVTEVRDAIYLLTSRAQTQEVAQELVREMDWYDRYLAKGEADRSANTTPGNKKGGLSNIVEKSLGSIVKSGSSAINGVLGPGERFKQKGLIFCATPASDFVCGTLQLAAGMNLHVFTTGRGTPYGLAMAPVVKVSTRTELAQRWPDLIDIDAGRIATGRATIEELGWELFHYYLDVASGKKQTWAERHKLYNDITLFNPAPIT; encoded by the coding sequence ATGCAACTGATTGAACATGCCGATTCGCCGCGTTACATCCGCCTGCACGAGCGGGACAATGTGGTGATCGTCGTCAATGACCAAGGCGTACCGGCCGGGACCGAGTTCCCGGACGGCCTGGTTACCGTGGACTTTGTACCCCAGAGCCACAAGGTCACCCTGGAAGATATTCCCGAGGGCGGCGAGGTGATTCGCTACGGCCAGGTCATTGGCTATGCGTTGCAACCGATCCCCCGTGGCAGTTGGGTCAAGGAAGACCAGCTGCGCATGCCCACCGCGCCGCCGCTGGACAGCTTGCCGCTGTCTACCGATGTGCCGGTGGCCGATGCGCCGCTGGAGGGCTACACCTTCGAGGGCTATCGCAACGCCGACGGCACCGTCGGTACGCGCAATATCCTCGGTATCACCACCACGGTGCAGTGCGTGACCGGGGTACTGGACCACGCGGTCAAGCGCATCAAGGATGAATTGCTGCCCAAGTACCCGAACGTCGATGACGTGGTGGCGCTGACCCACAGCTACGGCTGTGGTGTGGCGATCACCGCCACCGATGCGTACATCCCGATTCGCACCGTGCGCAACCTGGCGCGCAATCCGAACCTGGGTGGCGAAGCGTTGGTGATCAGCCTGGGCTGCGAGAAATTGCAGGCCGGGCAGGTGATGCACGAAAACGACAGTTCGGTGGACCTCAGCGAACCGTGGTTGTATCGCTTGCAGGATTCCAGTCACGGCTTCACCGAAATGATCGAACAGATCATGGAACTGGCCGAGACCCGCCTGAAGAAACTCGACCAGCGCCGCCGCGAAACCGTACCCGCGTCGGAACTGATCCTGGGCATGCAGTGCGGCGGCAGTGATGCGTTCTCCGGCATCACCGCCAACCCGGCGCTGGGCTACGCCTCGGACCTGTTGCTGCGGGCGGGGGCGACGGTGATGTTTTCCGAAGTCACCGAAGTGCGCGATGCGATTTACCTGCTGACCTCCCGGGCGCAAACCCAGGAAGTCGCCCAGGAACTGGTGCGCGAAATGGACTGGTACGACCGTTACCTGGCCAAGGGCGAAGCCGATCGCAGTGCCAACACCACGCCGGGCAACAAGAAGGGCGGCTTGTCGAACATCGTCGAAAAATCCCTGGGCTCGATCGTCAAGTCCGGCAGCAGCGCGATCAATGGCGTGCTCGGCCCGGGCGAGCGCTTCAAGCAAAAGGGCTTGATCTTCTGCGCCACACCGGCCAGCGATTTCGTCTGCGGCACCTTGCAACTGGCGGCGGGGATGAACCTTCACGTCTTCACCACCGGCCGGGGTACGCCGTACGGCTTGGCCATGGCCCCGGTGGTGAAGGTCTCGACCCGCACCGAACTGGCCCAGCGCTGGCCGGACCTGATCGACATCGACGCCGGCCGCATCGCCACCGGACGGGCAACCATCGAGGAGCTGGGCTGGGAGCTGTTCCACTACTACCTGGACGTGGCCAGCGGCAAGAAGCAGACCTGGGCCGAGCGGCACAAGCTGTACAACGACATCACGTTGTTCAACCCGGCGCCGATTACCTGA
- a CDS encoding AEC family transporter, protein MLAIFLETLNITAPVFAMLFLGVLLKRIYWINDNFIHIASSLVFNVTMPALLFLGILHADLHAALQPDLLIYFSIATLVSFSMAWGWSIWRCPREDRGIYTQGAFRGNNGVIGLALAASMYGDYGISLGAILAALVILFYNTLSTIVLAVYSPVIKSDPWSICKSVVSNPLIISVIVAAPFAYWQIGLPNWFETSAKYLSQMTLPLALICIGGTLSLAALRKSGKMALSSSLVKMVGLPLLTTLGAWLWGFRGAELGILFLYFGSPTAAASYVMARAADGNHELAAAIIVITTLMAAITTNLGIFVLQWGGWI, encoded by the coding sequence ATGCTGGCAATTTTCCTCGAAACCCTGAACATCACCGCGCCGGTGTTTGCCATGCTGTTTCTGGGGGTGTTGCTCAAGCGCATCTATTGGATCAACGACAACTTCATCCACATCGCCTCGTCCCTGGTGTTCAACGTCACCATGCCGGCGCTGCTGTTCCTCGGCATCCTCCATGCCGACCTGCATGCGGCGTTGCAGCCAGACCTGCTGATCTACTTCTCCATCGCCACTCTGGTGAGTTTTTCCATGGCCTGGGGCTGGTCGATCTGGCGTTGCCCGCGGGAGGATCGCGGCATCTATACCCAGGGTGCGTTTCGCGGCAACAACGGCGTGATTGGCCTGGCGTTGGCGGCGAGTATGTACGGCGACTACGGGATTTCCCTGGGGGCGATCCTCGCGGCGCTGGTGATCCTGTTCTACAACACCTTGTCGACCATCGTGCTGGCGGTCTACAGCCCGGTGATCAAGTCCGATCCGTGGAGCATCTGCAAAAGCGTGGTCAGCAACCCGCTGATCATCAGCGTGATCGTCGCCGCGCCGTTCGCCTATTGGCAGATCGGCCTGCCGAACTGGTTCGAGACCTCGGCCAAATACCTGTCGCAAATGACCTTGCCCCTGGCGCTGATCTGCATCGGCGGCACGCTGTCGCTGGCGGCGTTGCGCAAGAGCGGCAAGATGGCCCTGAGTTCGAGCCTGGTGAAAATGGTCGGCCTGCCGCTGCTGACCACCCTCGGTGCCTGGCTCTGGGGCTTTCGCGGTGCGGAGTTGGGCATCCTGTTCCTGTACTTCGGCAGCCCCACCGCCGCCGCCAGTTACGTCATGGCCCGGGCGGCCGATGGCAACCATGAACTGGCCGCGGCGATCATCGTCATCACCACGTTGATGGCGGCGATTACCACCAACCTGGGGATTTTTGTGTTGCAGTGGGGTGGGTGGATCTAG
- a CDS encoding carboxymuconolactone decarboxylase family protein, which translates to MTDTPKTGLDMRRQVMGDAFVDRALGNATEFTQPLQDFVNEHAWGSVWQREGLPLKTRSLITLAALTALKCPQELKGHVRGALNNGCTVEEIREALLHCAVYAGVPAAIDAFRAAQEVIDSYQKPE; encoded by the coding sequence ATGACCGACACTCCAAAGACCGGCCTGGACATGCGTCGCCAGGTCATGGGCGACGCATTCGTCGACCGCGCCCTGGGCAATGCCACGGAATTCACCCAGCCGCTGCAGGACTTCGTCAACGAACATGCCTGGGGCAGTGTCTGGCAGCGCGAGGGGTTGCCGCTGAAGACCCGCAGCCTGATCACCCTCGCCGCCCTCACCGCCCTCAAGTGCCCGCAGGAACTCAAAGGCCATGTGCGCGGTGCGCTGAACAATGGCTGCACGGTGGAAGAAATTCGCGAGGCGTTGCTGCATTGCGCGGTGTATGCCGGGGTGCCGGCGGCGATCGATGCGTTTCGGGCGGCGCAGGAAGTGATCGATAGCTATCAAAAACCGGAGTGA
- a CDS encoding calcium/sodium antiporter — translation MIELLGGLLLLITGAELLVRAAVGLSARLQVRPLIIGLSVVAFGSSAPQMAVSLQATLAQNADIAVGSVIGSSIFNILVTLGLSALIIPLRVSRQLVRLDIPLMIGAALLVFVLAWNEELTRLDGVLLLIALAVYLGLLLRQSRHSGRPHPVGVDVAQVSWFKSLSMIVLGLAMLIFAGHLLLGAAVEVATDLGLSERVIGLTIVAISTSLPELATSLIAALRGQRDIAVGNVIGSNLFNLLGVLGVTALVAPTPLSVSPNALDFDLPVMLGVAVLCLPVFYSGYRVTRAEGLLFLGLYLAYGLHVMSFTTGMPLAGQLERLMLFYVLPALLAFLLFTSLRAWRRQHHKRDLP, via the coding sequence CTGATCGAATTACTCGGCGGCCTGCTGTTGCTAATCACCGGCGCCGAGCTGCTGGTGCGCGCCGCCGTGGGCCTGTCGGCACGTTTGCAGGTACGGCCACTCATCATCGGCCTGAGCGTTGTCGCCTTCGGCAGCAGCGCACCGCAAATGGCGGTCAGCCTGCAGGCGACCCTGGCGCAGAACGCTGACATCGCGGTGGGCAGCGTGATCGGCAGCAGCATCTTCAACATCCTCGTCACCCTCGGGTTGTCGGCACTGATCATTCCGCTGCGCGTCTCGCGCCAGTTGGTGCGCCTGGACATCCCGCTGATGATCGGCGCCGCCCTGCTGGTGTTCGTGCTGGCCTGGAACGAGGAACTGACGCGACTGGACGGTGTGCTGCTGCTCATCGCCCTGGCGGTATACCTGGGCCTGTTGCTGCGCCAATCACGGCACTCGGGACGACCGCATCCGGTGGGCGTCGACGTGGCCCAGGTGTCCTGGTTCAAGAGCCTGTCGATGATCGTGCTGGGCCTGGCGATGCTGATTTTTGCCGGGCACCTGCTGCTGGGCGCGGCGGTAGAAGTGGCGACGGATCTCGGGCTTTCAGAACGCGTCATCGGCCTGACCATCGTCGCCATCAGCACCTCGTTGCCGGAACTCGCCACCTCGCTGATCGCCGCCCTGCGGGGCCAACGGGACATCGCGGTGGGCAACGTCATCGGCAGCAACCTGTTCAACCTGCTGGGCGTGCTGGGGGTGACGGCCCTCGTCGCGCCAACGCCTCTCTCGGTCTCGCCCAACGCCCTGGATTTCGACCTGCCGGTCATGCTCGGCGTGGCCGTGCTGTGCCTGCCGGTGTTTTATTCCGGCTATCGCGTCACCCGCGCCGAAGGCCTGCTGTTTTTGGGCTTGTACCTGGCCTACGGGCTGCACGTGATGTCGTTCACCACCGGCATGCCCTTGGCCGGCCAGCTGGAACGGCTGATGCTGTTTTACGTGCTGCCGGCCCTGCTCGCGTTTTTGCTGTTCACCTCCTTGCGCGCCTGGCGCCGCCAACATCACAAGAGGGATTTGCCATGA
- a CDS encoding septal ring lytic transglycosylase RlpA family protein: MKRLLGACALLSLLAGCASQSGTVDPHGYDQTGVASYYGARHHGKRTASGERFDQHSLTAAHRQLPFGTRVKITNLGNNNSVVVRINDRGPYSRGRLIDVSREAAEQLGMLRKGTARVRVQALDD; this comes from the coding sequence ATGAAGCGTCTCCTCGGCGCCTGCGCCCTGCTGTCCCTGCTGGCCGGTTGCGCCAGCCAGAGCGGGACGGTCGACCCACACGGCTACGACCAGACCGGCGTCGCCTCTTATTACGGTGCCAGGCACCATGGCAAGCGCACCGCCAGTGGCGAGCGTTTCGACCAACACAGCCTGACCGCCGCCCACCGCCAGTTGCCGTTCGGCACACGGGTGAAAATCACCAACCTGGGCAACAATAACAGTGTCGTGGTCCGCATCAACGACCGTGGCCCATACTCCCGTGGTCGTTTGATCGACGTATCCCGCGAAGCCGCCGAGCAACTGGGCATGTTGCGCAAAGGCACCGCACGGGTACGCGTGCAAGCCCTCGACGATTGA
- the gatB gene encoding Asp-tRNA(Asn)/Glu-tRNA(Gln) amidotransferase subunit GatB produces the protein MQWEVVIGLEIHTQLTTRSKIFSGSSTTFGSEPNTQASLVDLGMPGVLPVLNAEAVRMAVMFGLAIDAEIGQHNVFARKNYFYPDLPKGYQISQMELPIVGKGHLDIALEDGTVKRVGITRAHLEEDAGKSLHEEFNGATGIDLNRAGTPLLEIVSEPDMRSAKEAVAYVKAIHALVRYLGICDGNMAEGSLRCDCNVSIRPKGQVEFGTRCEIKNVNSFRFIEKAINSEIQRQIELIEDGGKVIQQTRLYDPNKDETRPMRSKEEANDYRYFPDPDLLPVVIENSFLNDVRATLPELPPQKRERFQAQFGLSSYDANVLATSREQADYFEKVVSIGGDAKLAANWVMVELGSLLNKQGLEIDESPVSAEQLGGMLLRIKDNTISGKIAKMVFEAMANGEGSADEIIEKRGLKQVTDSGAISAVLDEMLAANAEQVEQYRAADEAKRGKMFGFFVGQAMKASKGKANPQQVNELLKSKLEG, from the coding sequence ATGCAATGGGAAGTCGTGATCGGGCTGGAGATACACACCCAGCTCACCACCCGGTCGAAAATCTTTTCCGGTAGCTCCACCACCTTTGGCTCCGAGCCCAACACCCAGGCCAGCCTGGTCGACCTGGGCATGCCCGGCGTGCTGCCGGTGCTCAACGCCGAAGCCGTGCGTATGGCGGTGATGTTCGGCCTGGCGATCGACGCCGAGATCGGTCAGCACAACGTGTTCGCCCGCAAGAACTACTTCTACCCGGACCTGCCCAAGGGCTACCAGATCAGCCAGATGGAGCTGCCGATTGTCGGCAAGGGCCACCTGGACATCGCCCTGGAAGACGGCACGGTCAAGCGCGTCGGCATCACCCGTGCGCACCTGGAGGAAGACGCCGGCAAGAGCCTGCACGAAGAGTTCAACGGTGCCACCGGCATCGACCTGAACCGTGCTGGCACGCCGCTGCTGGAAATCGTCTCCGAACCGGACATGCGCAGCGCCAAGGAAGCCGTGGCCTACGTCAAGGCGATCCATGCGCTGGTGCGCTACCTGGGCATCTGCGACGGCAACATGGCCGAAGGCTCGCTGCGCTGCGACTGCAACGTGTCGATCCGGCCCAAGGGCCAGGTCGAGTTCGGCACCCGCTGCGAGATCAAGAACGTCAACTCGTTCCGCTTCATCGAGAAAGCGATCAACAGCGAGATCCAGCGCCAGATCGAACTGATCGAAGACGGTGGCAAGGTCATCCAGCAGACCCGCCTGTACGACCCGAACAAGGACGAAACCCGTCCGATGCGCAGCAAGGAAGAAGCCAACGACTACCGTTACTTCCCCGATCCGGACCTGCTGCCGGTGGTCATCGAGAATTCGTTCCTCAATGACGTGCGCGCCACCCTCCCGGAACTGCCGCCGCAAAAACGCGAGCGCTTCCAGGCGCAGTTCGGGCTGTCGAGCTATGACGCCAACGTCCTGGCCACCAGCCGCGAGCAGGCCGATTACTTCGAGAAAGTCGTGAGCATCGGCGGCGACGCCAAGCTGGCGGCCAACTGGGTGATGGTCGAATTGGGCAGCCTGCTGAACAAGCAGGGCCTGGAAATCGACGAATCGCCGGTCTCGGCCGAGCAACTGGGCGGCATGCTGCTGCGGATCAAGGACAACACCATTTCCGGCAAGATCGCCAAGATGGTGTTCGAAGCCATGGCCAATGGTGAAGGCAGCGCCGACGAGATCATCGAGAAGCGCGGCTTGAAGCAAGTCACCGACAGCGGCGCGATCAGTGCCGTGCTCGATGAAATGCTCGCGGCCAACGCCGAGCAGGTCGAACAATACCGTGCGGCAGACGAAGCCAAACGCGGCAAGATGTTCGGCTTTTTCGTCGGCCAGGCCATGAAAGCCTCCAAGGGCAAGGCCAACCCGCAACAGGTCAACGAACTGCTCAAAAGCAAGCTCGAAGGTTGA